One region of Nycticebus coucang isolate mNycCou1 chromosome 10, mNycCou1.pri, whole genome shotgun sequence genomic DNA includes:
- the LOC128596152 gene encoding 40S ribosomal protein S24-like — translation MRGSSSSLAARGSPAIMNDTVTIRTRKFMTNRLLKRKQMVIDVLHLGKATVPKTEIREKLAKMYKITPDVIFVFGFRTHFGGGKTTGFGMIYDSLDYAKKNEPKHRLARHGLYKKKKTSRKQRKERKNRMKKVRVTAKANVGAGKKAKD, via the coding sequence ATGCGTGGAAGCTCTTCCTCCCTGGCTGCCCGAGGATCGCCCGCCATCATGAACGACACAGTAACTATCCGGACCAGGAAGTTCATGACTAACCGACTACTTAAGAGGAAACAAATGGTCATTGATGTCCTTCACCTTGGGAAGGCAACAGtaccaaagacagaaattagagaaaaactagccaaaatgtACAAGATCACACCTGATGTCATCTTCGTATTTGGATTCAGAACTCACTTTGGTGGTGGGAAGACAACGGGCTTTGGCATGATTTACGATTCTTtggattatgcaaagaaaaatgaacccaaacaTAGACTTGCAAGGCATGGCCTgtataagaagaaaaagacatcaaGAAAGCAGCGAAAGGAACGcaagaacagaatgaagaaagtcAGGGTGACTGCAAAGGCTAATGTTGGTGCTGGCAAAAAGGCGAAGGACTAA